One genomic segment of Pseudorasbora parva isolate DD20220531a chromosome 6, ASM2467924v1, whole genome shotgun sequence includes these proteins:
- the igsf21b gene encoding immunoglobulin superfamily member 21b, with protein sequence MSIITLSLLLCADLLDFVIGYLTVTIEPLPPVVMGDTVTLKCNFRTDGNLREIVWFRVTEGGTSKQKIFTYDAMYNTNFSHMEDFRRREDLVYQSTVRLPEVQMEDDGPYECHVGIYDRASREKVVLASGSITLNVMSPPKSISVEAANQPARFNRYEAQNFTLVCIVTGGKPAPVVYFKRDGELIEVHPFTSSEKVENRGLLAAKDNQPLISRELDDTKVQKSLSFLGPHSEPVRVDKDRPQRSYTSGVPDHEEPSPTTEVIPETVISREFPRWVLSSSPLYYFNHTQYELHDGTMEVQAILTWHLNPQLDNEALFSCEVKHPALSMPMKAEVTLSAPKGPKLSVAPSRVKVGDTVRIKVEGFQMGPKANEVFPEPLFTWTRVGGPLLDGTEERFGKALVLERVPAELNGTMYRCTVQNPLGSTNTHTRLIVFENPRIKKETKNLNLADSAGDMLGPSLMMLLLSLTLELT encoded by the exons ATGAGTATAATTACTTTATCTTTGCTCCTGTGTGCTGACCTACTGGATTTCGTTATAG GTTATTTAACAGTCACCATTGAGCCTCTCCCTCCTGTGGTTATGGGGGACACAGTGACTTTGAAGTGCAATTTCAGGACGGATGGCAATTTACGAGAGATTGTGTGGTTTCGG GTAACAGAAGGTGGAACCTCAAAACAGAAAATTTTCACCTACGACGCCATGTACAACACCAATTTTTCTCACATGGAGGACTTCCGCAGACGAGAGGACCTTGTTTACCAGTCAACTGTCAG GCTCCCTGAGGTTCAGATGGAAGATGATGGACCATATGAATGCCACGTGGGGATCTATGACAGGGCATCTAGAGAGAAGGTGGTCTTGGCATCTGGGAGCATCACTCTTAATGTCATGT CTCCACCAAAATCAATATCTGTCGAGGCAGCAAATCAGCCAGCTCGATTCAATCGCTACGAGGCACAAAACTTCACGCTTGTTTGCATTGTAACTGGAGGAAAACCTGCCCCTGTG GTGTACTTCAAGAGGGATGGAGAGCTTATTGAAGTCCATCCTTTCACATCCTCAGAGAAAGTGGAAAACAGAGGCTTGCTTGCTGCCAAGGATAACCAACCGCTTATCAGCCGAGAACTGGATGATACAAAAGTGCAGAAGTCTCTTTCTTTCCTGGGCCCTCACAGCGAACCAGTGCGTGTGGATAAAGATCGGCCCCAGCGCAGCTACACGTCTGGAGTCCCTGACCATGAGGAACCCAGTCCCACCACGGAAGTCATCCCAGAGACTGTGATCAGCCGAGAGTTTCCACGCTGGGTGCTGAGCTCAAGCCCACTGTACTATTTCAACCACACGCAGTATGAGCTTCATGATGGTACTATGGAGGTCCAAGCTATACTGACCTGGCACTTGAACCCACAACTGGACAATGAGGCTCTGTTCAGCTGTGAAGTCAAGCACCCGGCTCTATCCATGCCCATGAAGGCAGAGGTTACGCTCT CTGCTCCAAAAGGCCCGAAACTCTCTGTGGCTCCAAGCAGAGTGAAAGTAGGAGACACGGTTCGCATCAAAGTGGAGGGATTCCAAATGGGGCCCAAAGCG AATGAAGTGTTTCCAGAGCCTCTGTTCACATGGACACGTGTGGGAGGACCTCTGCTGGATGGAACTGAAGAGAGATTTGGTAAAGCACTGGTTCTGGAGAGAGTCCCAGCTGAGCTCAACGGCACGATGTACCGCTGCACGGTCCAAAACCCTTTGGGATCTACCAACACGCACACCCGCCTCATAGTGTTTG AAAATCCCAGGATCAAGAAGGAGACTAAAAATCTGAACT TGGCCGATTCTGCCGGAGACATGCTTGGACCCTCGCTGATGATGTTGCTGTTGTCATTGACTCTGGAGTTAACATGA
- the dhrs3a gene encoding short-chain dehydrogenase/reductase 3a isoform X1, which yields MMEMKVLGCALLFPFQILLCLFRAIVRFFARQRRRDLGTDVVLITGGGRGIGRHLAKEFAKQGARKVILWGRTEKCLKETCEEISTTGTECHYFVCDVGNREEVYQQAKVLREKVGDVTILVNNAAVVHGKSLMDSDDDALLKTQHINTLGQFWTTKAFLPRMLELCNGHVVCINSILSLSSIPGAIDYCTSKASSYAFMESLTLGLLDCPGVGCSTVLPFHTDTEMFQGMRVRFPKLFPPLNPEMVAERTVDAVRTNTAFVVLPWTMHFLVILKSLLPQSALEEIHKFSGSYTCMNTFKGRT from the exons ATGATGGAGATGAAGGTGCTCGGATGCGCGTTGCTTTTTCCTTTCCAGATCTTATTATGCTTATTCAGAGCGATCGTGCGCTTCTTCGCGCGCCAGAGGCGCCGAGATCTGGGCACCGATGTGGTCCTCATCACTGGAGGTGGAAGAGGAATCGGCCGTCACCTGGCTAAAGAGTTTGCCAAGCAGGGAGCAAGAAAG GTGATTTTGTGGGGCCGCACAGAGAAATGTTTAAAAGAGACCTGTGAGGAGATCTCTACGACCGGAACAGAGTGTCATTACTTTGTGTGCGACGTGGGCAACAGAGAGGAGGTGTACCAGCAGGCCAAAGTTCTCAGGGAAAAG GTTGGGGATGTCACCATTCTGGTCAATAACGCAGCTGTTGTTCATGGGAAAAGTCTAATGGACAGTGACGATGACGCACTCCTGAAAACTCAGCACATAAACACACTTGGACAGTTCTGG ACCACGAAAGCATTTCTGCCTCGCATGCTGGAGCTGTGCAACGGCCACGTGGTGTGCATTAACTCCATTCTCTCCCTCTCCTCCATTCCTGGAGCCATCGACTACTGCACGTCCAAGGCCTCTTCGTATGCCTTCATGGAAAGCCTGACGCTAGGCCTGCTGGACTGCCCTGGAGTGGGCTGCAGCACGGTGCTTCCCTTCCATACGGACACAGAGATGTTCCAGGGCATGAGAGTGAG GTTCCCTAAGCTGTTTCCTCCTCTGAATCCTGAGATGGTGGCCGAGCGCACTGTGGATGCAGTTAGGACCAACACTGCCTTCGTTGTGCTGCCATGGACCATGCACTTTCTTGTCATCCTTAAGAG CCTTTTGCCACAGTCTGCCCTGGAAGAGATCCATAAGTTTTCAGGAAGCTACACCTGCATGAACACATTCAAAGGACGGACTTAA
- the dhrs3a gene encoding short-chain dehydrogenase/reductase 3a isoform X2, producing MGRRRAHACVHYLLLTLLSDGSNSQRVILWGRTEKCLKETCEEISTTGTECHYFVCDVGNREEVYQQAKVLREKVGDVTILVNNAAVVHGKSLMDSDDDALLKTQHINTLGQFWTTKAFLPRMLELCNGHVVCINSILSLSSIPGAIDYCTSKASSYAFMESLTLGLLDCPGVGCSTVLPFHTDTEMFQGMRVRFPKLFPPLNPEMVAERTVDAVRTNTAFVVLPWTMHFLVILKSLLPQSALEEIHKFSGSYTCMNTFKGRT from the exons ATGGGGAGGAGACGGGCTCATGCTTGTGTTCATTACCTCTTGCTGACCTTGCTGAGTGATGGATCTAATAGCCAGAGG GTGATTTTGTGGGGCCGCACAGAGAAATGTTTAAAAGAGACCTGTGAGGAGATCTCTACGACCGGAACAGAGTGTCATTACTTTGTGTGCGACGTGGGCAACAGAGAGGAGGTGTACCAGCAGGCCAAAGTTCTCAGGGAAAAG GTTGGGGATGTCACCATTCTGGTCAATAACGCAGCTGTTGTTCATGGGAAAAGTCTAATGGACAGTGACGATGACGCACTCCTGAAAACTCAGCACATAAACACACTTGGACAGTTCTGG ACCACGAAAGCATTTCTGCCTCGCATGCTGGAGCTGTGCAACGGCCACGTGGTGTGCATTAACTCCATTCTCTCCCTCTCCTCCATTCCTGGAGCCATCGACTACTGCACGTCCAAGGCCTCTTCGTATGCCTTCATGGAAAGCCTGACGCTAGGCCTGCTGGACTGCCCTGGAGTGGGCTGCAGCACGGTGCTTCCCTTCCATACGGACACAGAGATGTTCCAGGGCATGAGAGTGAG GTTCCCTAAGCTGTTTCCTCCTCTGAATCCTGAGATGGTGGCCGAGCGCACTGTGGATGCAGTTAGGACCAACACTGCCTTCGTTGTGCTGCCATGGACCATGCACTTTCTTGTCATCCTTAAGAG CCTTTTGCCACAGTCTGCCCTGGAAGAGATCCATAAGTTTTCAGGAAGCTACACCTGCATGAACACATTCAAAGGACGGACTTAA